The following are encoded together in the Drosophila sechellia strain sech25 chromosome 3R, ASM438219v1, whole genome shotgun sequence genome:
- the LOC6607478 gene encoding cardioactive peptide: MRTSMRISLRLLALLACAICSQASLERENNEGPNMANHKLSGVIQWKYEKRPFCNAFTGCGRKRTYPSYPPFSLFKRNEVDEKPYNNEYLSEGLSDLIDINAEPAVENVQKQIMSQAKIFEAIKEASKEIFRQKNKQKMLQNEKEMQQLEERESK, encoded by the exons ATGAGAACGTCCATGAGGATTTCCCTGAGGCTGCTCGCACTCCTGGCCTGTGCCATCTGCTCGCAGGCTTCGCTGGAAAGGGAGAACAACGAGGGCCCCAATATGGCGAAT CACAAGCTAAGTGGCGTTATACAATGGAAGTACGAGAAGCGACCATTTTGCAATGCATTTACAG GATGTGGACGAAAGCGTACGTATCCCTCGTATCCACCATTCTCGCTATTCAAACGCAACGAAGTCGATGAGAAACCCTATAACAATGAGTACTTATCTGAAGGTCTAAGTGATTTGATCGATATCAATGCCGAGCCCGCTGTGGAAAATGTCCAAAAGCAAATCATGTCGCAGGCCAAAATCTTCGAGGCCATCAAAGAGGCAAGCAAGGAAATCTTTCGACAAAAGaacaaacagaaaatgttgcaaaatgAAAAGGAGATGCAGCAGTTGGAGGAGCGCGAGAGCAAATAA
- the LOC6607480 gene encoding uncharacterized protein LOC6607480, which produces MSTTPKWYCRNKSQPMHTFAEIGKLGLELRRITKRIVIDVNSAIFSEHDTILEECERVVEQYWNLKDETKNADFQSLSKKIKRSPYNQLLMKKFHLIMDLNDRRFCQLTFVLKRTLSFLLRKAMQSEMWLNWALHITQLYNKCRKVEKPLVPVEVDKPPGDEELDEEPKLSGKRKEEMPANVCSNMYPALLLALKSIDFGYVLQLVAQTRVEQNALDLVFGLFNMGEQDAWREQQNLESTSSSLEILRTLNISAAGDYQTYCDSAQDYKSMQMQMAEESLQDQDRQSLRCKHTESFLQKERVFIAQLIAKATEISPTIFDNGKKGPVDMNAYIVKGLRLLWSYVGIILDHILLWWIDNPVSCYRLTHIDSIRSWLYHQSVNDIPEPVFSTLRGIGEILTGFVCNNIWDQLFRLTLISSNNTNRLVDVVAEQYRDCPKNEFSTPTGTVWISIFANLVNLSNQYFSNLEAHNNSSLLPVAEQIPILHRLDHSVHSMRLWVTEQAKLLCCEWKMDRFFQILEHDVKLCLNVFITFQLPKLTADLSDILMLVCVALRTKLIAEVNANIDKLKKTTDECVQILSAVCRVLSLANFTLCFPPASFWQREVYNNDEKSLYVGYVLDEIYLPTIRATKDIVILKLILKLICEAWLDFIYQKRIRFSVNGAVRLLNDFDDVREWILACSLLDEEQLDKLSNHEVLRMCKGVGKILLRKPEDVISITQSPKYDKKAQDASAQDTQLPSEMFVSNQKHWLQLRASGGNGFPFLKLCCGDIGM; this is translated from the exons ATGAGCACCACCCCGAAGTGGTACTGCCGCAACAAATCCCAGCCGATGCACACGTTCGCGGAAATCGGAAAATTGGGCCTGGAGCTGCGTCGGATTACCAAGCGGATTGTGATCGATGTAAACTCGGCGATTTTCAGTGAACAT GACACCATTTTGGAGGAGTGCGAGCGGGTGGTGGAGCAGTACTGGAACCTCAAGGATGAGACCAAAAATGCTGACTTCCAATCGCTATCCAAGAAGATCAAGCGAAGTCCCTACAATCAGCTGCTGATGAAGAAGTTCCATTTGATAATGGATCTCAATGACCGACGCTTTTGCCAGCTCACCTTTGTGCTGAAGCGAACG TTGAGCTTCCTGCTTCGCAAGGCCATGCAATCGGAGATGTGGCTGAATTGGGCTTTGCACATCACTCAGTTGTACAACAAGTGCCGCAAGGTGGAGAAGCCACTGGTTCCAGTCGAGGTGGATAAGCCACCGGGTGACGAAGAGCTGGATGAGGAGCCCAAGCTGAGTGGCAAGAGGAAGGAGGAGATGCCCGCCAATGTGTGCAGCAATATGTATCCTGCTCTGCTCCTGGCGCTCAAATCCATTGACTTTGGCTACGTTTTGCAG TTGGTGGCTCAGACTCGGGTGGAACAGAATGCTCTGGATTTGGTTTTTGGACTCTTCAACATGGGCGAGCAGGATGCCTGGCGGGAGCAGCAGAATCTGGAGTCCACCTCCTCCAGCCTGGAGATACTGCGCACCCTGAACATATCCGCCGCCGGCGATTACCAAACGTATTGCGATTCCGCCCAGGATTACAAGTccatgcagatgcagatggcGGAGGAGAGTCTGCAGGATCAGGATCGCCAGAGTCTGCGCTGCAAGCACACAGAGAGCTTTCTGCAGAAGGAGCGCGTGTTTATTGCCCAACTGATAGCCAAGGCCACGGAAATAAGTCCAACCATTTTCG ATAATGGCAAAAAAGGTCCTGTGGATATGAATGCTTACATTGTGAAGGGCTTGCGACTGCTCTGGTCGTATGTAGGGATTATCTTGGATCACATATTGCTCTGGTGGATTGATAATCCCGTATCCTGCTATCGCTTAACCCATATCGACTCCATACGCAGCTGGCTCTATCATCAGAGTGTTAATG ATATTCCAGAACCCGTTTTTTCAACACTCCGTGGAATTGGTGAGATCCTTACAGGATTCGTTTGCAACAACATTTGGGATCAACTCTTCCGTCTCACCCTAATATCTTCCAACAATACCAATCGTTTGGTGGATGTGGTAGCTGAGCAATATCGCGATTGCCCAAAGAAT GAATTTAGTACTCCAACCGGCACCGTGTGGATCAGTATATTCGCCAACCTGGTCAATCTGAGTAATCAATATTTCTCCAATCTGGAGGCGCACAATAACTCCAGCCTGCTGCCGGTGGCTGAACAGATACCCATACTCCATAGGCTGG ACCATTCGGTGCATTCCATGCGCCTCTGGGTCACCGAGCAGGCGAAGCTCCTTTGCTGCGAGTGGAAAATGGACCGCTTCTTTCAGATTCTGGAGCACGATGTCAAGCTGTGCCTGAATGTCTTCATTACCTTCCAACTGCCCAAACTCACTGCCGACCTGAGCGATATACTGATGTTGGTTTGCGTTGCCCTGCGCACCAAACTCATCGCCGAGGTCAACGCCAACATAGACAAGCTAAAG AAAACCACCGACGAGTGTGTTCAGATACTTTCCGCAGTTTGCCGAGTCCTCAGCCTGGCCAACTTTACGCTCTGTTTTCCGCCCGCCAGTTTCTGGCAACGCGAGGTGTACAACAACGATGAGAAGAGCCTCTATGTGGGCTATGTGCTGGACGAGATCTATCTGCCCACCATACGTGCCACCAAGGATATTGTCATACTCAAGCTGATCCTGAAGCTGATTTGTGAGGCCTGGCTGGACTTTATCTACCAGAAACGCATCCGCTTCAGTGTGAACGGAGCGGTTCGGTTGCTCAACGATTTCGACGATGTGCGTGAGTGGATCCTGGCCTGCAGTTTGTTGGATGAGGAGCAGCTGGATAAGCTGAGCAACCACGAGGTGCTGCGCATGTGCAAGGGTGTAGGCAAGATACTGCTCCGAAAGCCGGAGGATGTGATCTCCATCACCCAGTCGCCCAAATACGACAAGAAGGCGC AGGATGCCTCTGCCCAGGACACTCAGCTGCCCTCGGAGATGTTCGTCTCCAATCAGAAGCACTGGCTGCAACTGAGAGCCAGTGGAGGCAATGGATTTCCGTTCCTGAAACTCTGCTGCGGCGATATTGGCATGTAG
- the LOC6607479 gene encoding uncharacterized protein LOC6607479 — MSEPAAQQQQSQNGKERSKSTEEKEVPREPALVLKDIDIKTELESLVKLLDGKIYKEEEVAMEELHQYLIEDDGSWALGDNFLIFVQRVLRDNQAFSPDTRIHLIRTLAYAALKDDVIIILHQDRRDHTLMNYAQDIDKQTPEEQQAWAMFMCNLFENLGPSEWLLYISEWEYNGQTISNIRVTTKVAVHCILSNCPQLKNIGSMILYNIAIKEVKTVVFDDIAVELAMAILQFFQSSPNEDQIFRTLKALVRFLEVSQDVPMIIQMIGPHPKQFAGKSERVDELIKIISRKVPA, encoded by the exons ATGTCAGAGCCCGCAGCCCAACAACAGCAGTCCCAGAACGGCAAGGAGCGCTCCAAGTCCACGGAGGAGAAGGAAGTACCACGCGAACCGGCGCTGGTCCTCAAAGACATCGAT ATAAAGACTGAGCTAGAGAGCCTAGTGAAACTGCTGGATGGCAAGATCtacaaggaggaggaggtggccaTGGAGGAGCTCCATCAGTATCTGATCGAGGACGATGGCTCCTGGGCGCTGGGCGACAACTTTCTGATCTTCGTGCAGCGCGTCCTGCGCGACAATCAGGCCTTCTCGCCGGACACACGGATACACCTGATCCGCACGCTGGCCTATGCGGCGCTCAAAGACGATGTGATCATCATTCTGCACCAGGATCGAAGGGATCACACACTGATGAACTACGCCCAGGACATTGACAAGCAGACGCCCGAGGAGCAGCAGGCCTGGGCCATGTTT ATGTGCAATCTTTTTGAGAACCTGGGTCCCTCCGAATGGCTGTTGTATATTTCAGAGTGGGAGTACAATGGTCAGACCATCTCCAACATACGAGTGACCACCAAGGTGGCCGTCCACTGCATCCTATCCAATTGCCCGCAGCTGAAAAACATTGGCAGCATGATCCTGTACAACATTGCTATTAAGGAAGTGAAGACTGTG GTATTCGACGATATTGCCGTGGAGCTGGCCATGGCCATTCTTCAGTTCTTCCAGAGCAGTCCCAACGAAGACCAGATCTTCCGCACCCTGAAGGCCCTCGTCCGATTCCTCGAG GTCTCGCAAGACGTGCCGATGATCATTCAAATGATTGGACCGCATCCAAAACAGTTCGCCGGCAAGAGCGAGCGCGTGGATGAGCTGATAAAGATCATTAGTCGCAAGGTGCCCGCCTAA